CGCACCAACTCCAAGCATTGAAATAAACTAAAAAACCGTTCAGAATTAATTTTCTGAGCGGTTTTTTGCATAAATGCTAATTTAATTTTGCCATTTCTTCCCGAATCTTGGCACTATCGTCCGTATCGGTAGAGAAAATAATTTTGTCACCTAGGCGCAGGATGGTATCTCCAGTGGGTTGGATAATTTGTTTGTCTCGGAAGATCCGGTTGACGGTAATGCCTTCCCCAAACGGGAGGTCTTTAATGCGCGTGCCGACAAATTTCCGGTTCTGGAGATTAACTTCGTGCAGTTCGATGCTGTTGGATTTAATCATGTTGAAGGTTGATGGGACCTCAATCATTTCGCGCAGCATGGCAATGTTAATGGCAAAGGTGTTGTAAACTTCCACCCCGAGGCTGGTAAGTTCCTTTTCGTGTTTGTTTAAAATATTGCGGTCCTCAAACCGGGCAATCACCCGTTTGACCCCGTATTGCTTAGCAGCCTTCGCCAACCGGTAGTTCGTTTCCGAATCAAAGTAGGCAAAAACGGCAATGTCACAGTCGAAGTCAGCTTGGTTAATTAGCTGTTGGACGTCCAAACTCGGTAACAAGTGGACGTTTTTAGCTTCTCTGTGAAAGGTTTTGAAATTTTGCTCATGATCCGTGTAGATATTGACGTCGTACCAACTTTTCTCTAACTGTTGGGCAACGGGCATGGTGGTGAGGTTCACCCCAAAGATATTGACCTTTAGTTTGTGGTAAATATCAGCCTTCGGGTTGAAGAAGTGGTTGAACGCCAGGGGTCCAATTAAACAGGTGATGATGGCGGCCAGTAAGAAGGCCCCGGATTGTTGGCTGGTTAGGACCTTCATGTTGTTGGCCACGCTCAAGATGGCTAGCACCATGGTTAAAGTGGTCATTGGTAGTGCCATCCCGGCAATCGAGTTCTGGCGGTTAAACCGGAGCCGGAAAATTGGGTAGAGCCCCATTTTGGCAATTAAGTATCCCAATAAAATTAAGGGAATTAGCAAGAGCGCCTTGGGATCCCCCAGGATTTTTTTAAGGTCTAGACCAACTCCGCTCATAATGAAGAAGATGGGAATGAAGAACCCGTACCCAATGGAATCTAGTTTGTCCTTGGTTGATTCGGATGGTTTCAAGAGTTTGTAAACCATCCCACCGACAAAGGCCCCCAGGACGGCTTCAGAACCCACCGTCACAGCTACCACGGAAAGCAGGGCAATGATGAAGAAGGCGAGCCGAACGTCGATTTGCGTGGTGGATTTATTAATCTTATCGAAGTAATCAAAGAAGTTGTGAAACCGCATTAAAATCAAGGCAGCGACCGCAAAGAGAATTAAAATCAGCCACAGTGACTTGGAATCTGATCCAAAGATGGACGCGTAAATGGTTAAGCCAAAGACTGGCACGATTTCTCCGAGCGCCGAGATTAGCAAAATAGTCTGCCCAAAGGGAGTACTGAGCGCGCTGCGTTCCTTGAGGGCCGCCAGTACAATCCCTAATGAAATGGTCATAAACAGAATGGAGGCCAGCCAGACGTCACTGAACATCCCAGTGATTTTGGTCAGGTACCCGAGCGCAAAGGAAAGGACTACAATCGTCAGGTAACCGTAAATGGCTAAGCGCACCGGCGTGTACTTGGACACCTGTTGCCGAGCCTTTTGTTCCAGTTGACTGGGGTTTTTGGTCTTCGGTCGAAACAGGTCAAAATCGATTTCAATCCCACTTAGAAACAGCAGGATAATCACCCCAATGCTTGATAGGGACGATAAAATGGTATCATGCGGATTGATCCAGTTCAAAAGACTGGGACCGAGAATAATTCCGACCAGGATTTCTACGACGGACGTCGGTAACGCAGAAATTTTGAAGCGGCTGAGCAGCAAGGGAATTAACAGGGCTGCCAGTAAGATAATCACTAAGGACAGTTGGTTCATAAGTTCCTCCGTTTGGTTGTGAAATTAAAAGATTCACAGTTAGTTATAAAAGATTTTACCTGATTTGTCCACGAGAATGTTAAGAAAAAATAAAAAGCGGCTTGCTCCGCCCCAAAACGGGAGCAGCAAACCGCTAGTTAAACCCTTAAATTTAAAGGTTTACTTCTTTATCAGATTTTCCGGTGGTTAACAGGGATAAGTTAGCATCCATGGCAAATTGAACCATGTTCTTAACGGCGACCTTCGTGTAGAAGGCGATGTGTGGCGTAATTAAAACGTTATCGCGTTGCATCAAGTCCTTGAGCCGAGCGTCTGGAATCTTGTCGAAGCTACCGAAGTTGGTGTTAAAGACGCCCACTTCGTCTTCGTAAACGTCCAGGGCGGCACCAGCAATTTTACCACTGTCTAAACCACGAATTAAAGCATCGGTATCAATTAAGGAACCCCGAGCGGCGTTGATAATCCGAATACCAGGTTTCATTTGCCCAATGGTTTCATCGTTAATCATGTGGTCATTTTCTTTTAAAGCGGGGGCGTGCAAAGTCAAAATGTCGGAGTTTGCGTATAACTCTGCTGGGGTATCAACGTAGATGCCTTCTTTTTGCAGTTCAGAGTTGGGGAATGGATCGTAGGCAATGACCTTAGCGCCAAAGCCCTTCACAATCTTAACCACTTCGCGTCCAATTCGACCGGTGGCGTAAACCCCGACCGTTTGTTGGTTCATTTCTTCGGCAATGTCTGGAGCCCAGGTTAAGTCCCCGTGCCGCATTTTATCTTCAAATTTTTTCGTATTTCTGAGGAGCCGCATCATTTCGGTCACGGCTAGTTCAGCAATTGCAGATGGAGAATAAGCCGGAACGTTAGTAACGTGAATGTCGTTAGCCTTGGCAGCGTCAGCATCGACGTTATCAACTCCCACGTTTCGTAAGGAGAGCGCGTGGACCCCGTATTGACCTAGTTGGTCTAATACTGCCTTGGTGTAAGGCTTTTGTTGGTAAGCGACGACCCCGTCAAAGCCTTCTGCTTCTTTGACCGTGTCTTCATCAAGGAGCTGGGATTCACTTTTGACCTCAACGTCTGGGTGTTGTGCTTCCCAGTCCTTTAAATATGGTGCTTCATCGTCACGAATTCCGTAAGCAATAATCTTCATGATTAATTTCCTCCTTTGCTTTTACGCCCTCATTATAGCATTTTCACCGCGCCAAATTTCAAGGATTCGCCTCAGGAATTTGGGGTCGGTAAACCCAGCCATTTGAGCCAACTTGGCGTGAAGAAACGTTCCAGGTTGTGGGTCAGCACCAGAGTTTCTTGCTGGGGATAATCGTGCTTGAGAATGTCACAGACGGTGGCATAAAAGGAGAAGGCGTGGAAGTGGAGTTCCTGGTAATTAAACTGGAAGGTAATTGCGATGATCCCCCGTTCCTGCATCACGCTAATGACCTGGATGATCTTGGTAGTAAAGTACTGGGTGGCAATTTCTGCGAGCTGGTCGTAGCGGGAACCATCGGTCCGAAAGAGAAGGAGCTGCTTTAGTTCGGAGTCCTGGTAGAGCGCGCTAATCACCTGATCGAGGTTTAAGACCGTTTTCTGCCAAAAGGAAGCTGCGTTGTGTCGCGTAAGTTGATCTAAGCCATGCTGTAGTTGGTGTTCATAATCAGTCGTGAGCTGCTTAAACAACGGGGCAATGAGTTCGTCCAGCAACTCAGCTTTAGATGCAAAGTATTGATAAAAGGCGCCGGTAGTGCGATGAGCTTTACGACAAATTTCTCTGAGGGTCGTTTGTTCGTAGCCGTGCTCTAAAAAGGCCGCTAAGCCTGCTTGTAACAGCAGATCGTGAGTAGATTGTTTAGTCGTCATGAAAAAACTCCTAGATAAATGGTTGCGATAATTTAGATAACAGTGTTATATTATTAAACGAAATTGAAGCGATGGGGATTAATGCATCGATATTACTATTTTTATTATAGGGGGAAAACGGGAAAATGGCAAAATTACGACGAGTTGCACTAGTTTTGATAACACTGTTGTGTACGGTGGGACTAGCTGCTTGTAGTACGAGTAAAAAGCAAACGCAGCAACAGACTCATCCCAAGCAGATCAAGGTGGTTGCTTCCACTAACATTTACGGGCAGATGGCCCAAGCCGTAGTGGGGAAACATGGTCAGGTGAAATCGCTAGTAAATAGTGGGGTGGATCCGCACGACTTTAACCCGAGCACGCAGGATGCCAATCAGATTAGTGACGCTAACATTATCATTCAAAACGGAATCGGGTACGATGATTGGATGAACAAGTTGGATCAAAATGCCAGCGATGCAGCGGTCAAGCTGAACGTTGGTAAGTTAATGAACAAAAAGGATGGGGATAACGAACACCTGTGGTACAATCCGCAAACCGCACCGAAAGTGGTTCACCAGTTGGTCAAAGACGCCAGCAAGTTGCAGCCCAACCACAAACAAGAATTTACGAAAAACGGACAGGACTACTTAGATCGCCTGCAAAAGGTGAACCAGTTAGCGGCTACTAGCCGGCAGAACCTCAAAGAGCACCAGTTAAATCGGAAGGTCGATGTGAGTGAACCGGTCTTTGATTATGCCTTACAGGCGATGGGCTATGAAGTTAACAACCAGAGTTTTGAAAATGCAACCCAAAAGGAAGTGGACCCATCGCCCGCTAGCATTAAGGCAATGAAAAAAGACATTACGGACCATCGAATCGCGTTCTTTGTTGATAATACCCAAACCGATAGTAAAACGGTTGGTCAGATGGTCAAGTTAGCCCGACAACACGATGTACCGGTGGTAAAAGTAACGGAAACCATTCCGAAGAATCAGAAATACGTTAAGTGGATTACCAAAACGTATCAAGAAGTTTTAGACGTGCAACAACACGAGTTACAAAATAAATAAGGAAAATTAGTACTTTATTAGTGGTCGAATTACCCAGAATGTGCTACATTTAAAGCATAATTAAAGGAGGGTTTCATTATGAAAAACGTACTTTTAGGACTTAGTTTAGCTGCCAACGTGGCATTAGGATACGTCGTATTAAAGGATACTGATGCTTTAGAAGACTTAACCGAAAAATTTGATGAATTAAGTGGCAAGGCGGCTGAAAAGTTTGATAGCTTTACTGATGAAGCAGAAGGCAAAGCCAAACAAATTGAAGGCGCTCTGACGGATGACCCCAAGGCCAAGCTGGAAGGCGACCTCGAAAGTGGTAAAGGCGCTGTAAAAGAAAAAGTTCAAGATGCCAAAGACGCTTTAACTGATTAATCACAAAGAAGGACGCGCAGCGGTGCTGCCGTCCTTTTTGTGTGGTCTAAATTAGCGTTGGGCATACCATGATAGTCCCATAATTGATAAAAAGATGAGTACCAGTGCGATGACCACCAGTAAGTTCCGAATTTTCATTGGTAAGACCTCCCTAACCCTTAGTGTAGCATGTTACTCAAGTTAGCTAACTTGGTTGACACTAATTCTGAATCTTGATAGGATGGTTTTCAGACTGTTTAAGAAAAAGTTTATAAATTGCATGAAAAAAATGTCTCGACGCCAAACCGACCTGATTTGAAACGGAGGCATTTTTCTTTTAGAAAGGTGTTGAATATGGCAAAAGAAGCACAAACGAACCAGGAACAAGATTTAAACCGGGGTCTAACTTCGCGGCACGTCCAGATGATTGCCATCGGAGGCGCAATTGGAACCGGACTGTTCTTAGGTTCTGGAGAGGGAATTAAGTCGGCAGGACCGGCCTTAATCCTTGCGTACTTAATTACCGGAATTTTTTCGTACCTCATGATGCGGGCCGTGGGAGAATTGTTGCTGTCGAATCTGAAATTTCATTCTTTCATCGACTTTGTTCGCCAGTATTTAGGTGAAAAATGGGAGTTTGCGATTGGCTGGGCCTACTGGCTAAGTTGGGCTAGTTTGGCGATGGCCGATTTAACGGCCTCCGGGATTTACATGCATTTTTGGTTTCCTCAGCTGCCGCAGTGGATCATGCCGTTAATCGTGGTAACGATCTTAGTGATTTTTAACCTAATCAATGTAGCGTGGTTTGGAGAACTAGAATCGGCGTTTTCGAGCATTAAAATTTTTGCTATTTTAGCGCTGATTTTGGCTGGAATCGGGATGATTGCCGTCGGGTTCCATACCCACGGAACGACCGCTTCCTTAGCTAACTTGTTTGACCATGGCGGCTTCTTTGCCACTGGATTCTTGGGATTTATCATGGCCTTTCCCATCGTAATCTTTGCCTTTACCGGGATTGAAATGGTGGGATTAACCGCTGGGGAAACCCGCGATCCGCAAAAGGACATCCCCAAAGCGATTAACTCTGTGCCAATGCGGATCGGATTGTTCTACGTGGGTTCCATGGTCGTTATTATGTCAGTCTACCCGTGGAATCAAATTAATCCCAGCCAGTCACCGTTTGTGCAAATCTTCTCAGGACTAGGAATTCGGTATGCAGCCGACATCATCAACTTTGTGGTCTTAACGTCTGCCTTGTCAGCTGCTAATTCTGCCATCTTTTCGACGTCTAGAACCCTGTACATTTTAGGGAAGAACGGCCAGGCACCGAAGTCATTTAGTAAACTATCACGGCACAACGTTCCGTATGTGGGGATTTTGTTTTCATCGCTTCTCTTCCTAGGCATCGTGTTATTAAACTACTTCTACCCCAGCAAGATCTTTTTGCTGATTACCGGAGTCGCCACAATGAGCTTTATCTTCGTGTGGATTATTATCATGATTACTCACATTCAATATAAGCGAACGAACGTTAATCCGGAGGACCACTTCAAGATGCCGTGGTTCCCAGGCTCTAGCTATGCCACGATTTTGTTCTATCTCGTGGTTTTGGTAGTGCTGCTGGTGAACGGTCAAACTCGGCTTTCAGTGATTGCAACCGTAATCTTCTTTGCGGCGATGATCATTGGATATATCCTGTTTGATCGCAACAAGCAACGCAAAGTAAAGTAAATTTAAAGTAGTGAAAGCGAACAATTTCTGAATTGTTCGCTTTTTTTGTTGCGACTTTATATTATACAATCTATAATATATAATGAAAAAACAAAACGAGGTGGACTTATGAACTTTCAACTATTAAAACAAAAAACGTTACATAACTTTGCCGGGAACTGGGTGGCCGCTATTTTAATTGGCTTACCATATGTAATTATGAATTATGCTACAGTTCGGTTCCGGTTCTTATCTTTCATTTTAGCCATTTTAGCCATTTTGGGCATCTTGGTCTTGGTGGGAATGGTATTCACCCTCAGCGAATGGTTTGACTTTAACCAGGTCCCGAAAGCCCCCTTAACTGCAACTTTTCGTAACATGTTCTCAACGCCCAAACCGTGGGGACCATTTTTGCTTTGCATCGTTGTTTATGGGTTTATGATTCTATGGTCGTTACTGTTGATTGTACCGGGAATCGTGAAGGGATTAGCTTACTCACAAGCACTCTTTATCTACCGCGATCACGTGTTACGGGGTGAAACTGATCCTGACATCAATGAGGTCATCACGGAAAGTCGGCGCCTCATGAACGGGCATAAGCTAGAATTTTTCTGGTTAAATCTATCCTTTATCGGATGGGGAATTTTGTCCTTTATGACCTTGGGAATTGGCTTTTTCTGGCTGGTTCCGTACTACATGGGCACAATGGTGAACTACCATGAAGCTTTGGTCGCAGGTGGAGATGTCATTTAAACCAGTCAAAAAGCCAGTCACTGATTAAACGTCAGCAACTGGCTTTTTCTATGCACTCGATTAAAGTTGATCGAGCGCTGTTTCAATC
This genomic stretch from Fructilactobacillus carniphilus harbors:
- a CDS encoding cation:proton antiporter family protein, with translation MNQLSLVIILLAALLIPLLLSRFKISALPTSVVEILVGIILGPSLLNWINPHDTILSSLSSIGVIILLFLSGIEIDFDLFRPKTKNPSQLEQKARQQVSKYTPVRLAIYGYLTIVVLSFALGYLTKITGMFSDVWLASILFMTISLGIVLAALKERSALSTPFGQTILLISALGEIVPVFGLTIYASIFGSDSKSLWLILILFAVAALILMRFHNFFDYFDKINKSTTQIDVRLAFFIIALLSVVAVTVGSEAVLGAFVGGMVYKLLKPSESTKDKLDSIGYGFFIPIFFIMSGVGLDLKKILGDPKALLLIPLILLGYLIAKMGLYPIFRLRFNRQNSIAGMALPMTTLTMVLAILSVANNMKVLTSQQSGAFLLAAIITCLIGPLAFNHFFNPKADIYHKLKVNIFGVNLTTMPVAQQLEKSWYDVNIYTDHEQNFKTFHREAKNVHLLPSLDVQQLINQADFDCDIAVFAYFDSETNYRLAKAAKQYGVKRVIARFEDRNILNKHEKELTSLGVEVYNTFAINIAMLREMIEVPSTFNMIKSNSIELHEVNLQNRKFVGTRIKDLPFGEGITVNRIFRDKQIIQPTGDTILRLGDKIIFSTDTDDSAKIREEMAKLN
- a CDS encoding D-2-hydroxyacid dehydrogenase; the encoded protein is MKIIAYGIRDDEAPYLKDWEAQHPDVEVKSESQLLDEDTVKEAEGFDGVVAYQQKPYTKAVLDQLGQYGVHALSLRNVGVDNVDADAAKANDIHVTNVPAYSPSAIAELAVTEMMRLLRNTKKFEDKMRHGDLTWAPDIAEEMNQQTVGVYATGRIGREVVKIVKGFGAKVIAYDPFPNSELQKEGIYVDTPAELYANSDILTLHAPALKENDHMINDETIGQMKPGIRIINAARGSLIDTDALIRGLDSGKIAGAALDVYEDEVGVFNTNFGSFDKIPDARLKDLMQRDNVLITPHIAFYTKVAVKNMVQFAMDANLSLLTTGKSDKEVNL
- a CDS encoding TetR/AcrR family transcriptional regulator — encoded protein: MTTKQSTHDLLLQAGLAAFLEHGYEQTTLREICRKAHRTTGAFYQYFASKAELLDELIAPLFKQLTTDYEHQLQHGLDQLTRHNAASFWQKTVLNLDQVISALYQDSELKQLLLFRTDGSRYDQLAEIATQYFTTKIIQVISVMQERGIIAITFQFNYQELHFHAFSFYATVCDILKHDYPQQETLVLTHNLERFFTPSWLKWLGLPTPNS
- a CDS encoding metal ABC transporter solute-binding protein, Zn/Mn family; translation: MAKLRRVALVLITLLCTVGLAACSTSKKQTQQQTHPKQIKVVASTNIYGQMAQAVVGKHGQVKSLVNSGVDPHDFNPSTQDANQISDANIIIQNGIGYDDWMNKLDQNASDAAVKLNVGKLMNKKDGDNEHLWYNPQTAPKVVHQLVKDASKLQPNHKQEFTKNGQDYLDRLQKVNQLAATSRQNLKEHQLNRKVDVSEPVFDYALQAMGYEVNNQSFENATQKEVDPSPASIKAMKKDITDHRIAFFVDNTQTDSKTVGQMVKLARQHDVPVVKVTETIPKNQKYVKWITKTYQEVLDVQQHELQNK
- a CDS encoding CsbD family protein encodes the protein MKNVLLGLSLAANVALGYVVLKDTDALEDLTEKFDELSGKAAEKFDSFTDEAEGKAKQIEGALTDDPKAKLEGDLESGKGAVKEKVQDAKDALTD
- a CDS encoding amino acid permease; this translates as MAKEAQTNQEQDLNRGLTSRHVQMIAIGGAIGTGLFLGSGEGIKSAGPALILAYLITGIFSYLMMRAVGELLLSNLKFHSFIDFVRQYLGEKWEFAIGWAYWLSWASLAMADLTASGIYMHFWFPQLPQWIMPLIVVTILVIFNLINVAWFGELESAFSSIKIFAILALILAGIGMIAVGFHTHGTTASLANLFDHGGFFATGFLGFIMAFPIVIFAFTGIEMVGLTAGETRDPQKDIPKAINSVPMRIGLFYVGSMVVIMSVYPWNQINPSQSPFVQIFSGLGIRYAADIINFVVLTSALSAANSAIFSTSRTLYILGKNGQAPKSFSKLSRHNVPYVGILFSSLLFLGIVLLNYFYPSKIFLLITGVATMSFIFVWIIIMITHIQYKRTNVNPEDHFKMPWFPGSSYATILFYLVVLVVLLVNGQTRLSVIATVIFFAAMIIGYILFDRNKQRKVK
- a CDS encoding DUF975 family protein codes for the protein MNFQLLKQKTLHNFAGNWVAAILIGLPYVIMNYATVRFRFLSFILAILAILGILVLVGMVFTLSEWFDFNQVPKAPLTATFRNMFSTPKPWGPFLLCIVVYGFMILWSLLLIVPGIVKGLAYSQALFIYRDHVLRGETDPDINEVITESRRLMNGHKLEFFWLNLSFIGWGILSFMTLGIGFFWLVPYYMGTMVNYHEALVAGGDVI